A stretch of the Snodgrassella alvi genome encodes the following:
- a CDS encoding YbaB/EbfC family nucleoid-associated protein, whose protein sequence is MFGKAGLGGLMKQAQQMQERMKKAQAELANVEVEGESGAGMVKVTMNCHYGVKRIHIDDTLLADAAEDKEMLEDLIAAAVNDAVRKAEATSSERMGQFTQGMNLPAGMGDFFK, encoded by the coding sequence ATGTTTGGAAAAGCAGGTTTAGGTGGTTTGATGAAGCAGGCGCAGCAGATGCAGGAACGCATGAAAAAAGCGCAGGCAGAACTGGCTAATGTGGAAGTGGAAGGTGAATCTGGAGCCGGAATGGTTAAGGTAACCATGAATTGTCATTACGGGGTTAAGCGTATTCATATTGATGACACTCTGCTTGCCGATGCAGCTGAAGATAAAGAAATGCTAGAAGATTTGATTGCGGCTGCGGTAAATGATGCAGTGCGTAAGGCTGAGGCCACTTCTTCTGAACGGATGGGGCAGTTTACGCAAGGTATGAATCTGCCTGCTGGTATGGGTGATTTCTTTAAATAA
- the recR gene encoding recombination mediator RecR yields the protein MSTKNTDALSRLTNALKVLPNVGPKTAQRMAYELLQHKRAGAEELVAAIQAALLQVHHCRLCNTFCEGELCAICADKTRDAKRLMIVQMPVDVASMESANCHDGLYFVLMGQVNPTQGADLQAIALDKLVTRLQEYEVEEIIIATSFTAEGDATAYVLSQLLTDFPAKITRLARGMPLGGELEYVDAGTLAQAVYERRNIK from the coding sequence ATGAGCACAAAAAACACTGATGCTTTGAGCCGTTTAACCAATGCATTAAAAGTCTTGCCGAATGTGGGACCTAAAACGGCACAGCGTATGGCTTATGAATTACTACAGCATAAGCGTGCTGGTGCAGAGGAGTTAGTCGCCGCTATTCAGGCCGCATTGTTACAGGTGCATCATTGTCGGTTGTGCAATACTTTTTGCGAAGGTGAATTGTGTGCCATCTGTGCGGATAAAACTCGTGACGCGAAGCGGCTGATGATTGTGCAGATGCCAGTGGATGTAGCCAGTATGGAATCAGCGAATTGTCATGATGGGCTGTATTTTGTGCTGATGGGACAGGTAAACCCGACACAGGGCGCAGATTTACAGGCTATAGCGCTGGATAAGCTGGTTACAAGGTTACAGGAATATGAAGTAGAAGAGATTATTATTGCTACGAGTTTTACAGCTGAAGGTGATGCTACGGCTTATGTCCTGTCGCAGTTGCTTACGGATTTTCCAGCTAAAATTACGCGGCTGGCTCGCGGTATGCCTCTGGGTGGAGAGCTGGAGTATGTCGATGCCGGTACCTTGGCACAGGCTGTCTATGAACGAAGGAATATAAAATAA
- the ilvA gene encoding threonine ammonia-lyase, biosynthetic, whose amino-acid sequence MNKHANYLTRILTAAVYDVAIETPLDYATNLSDRLNNHIWLKREDLQPVFSFKIRGAYNKMAKLDKTTLKKGVITASAGNHAQGVALSAQKLGCEATIVMPQTTPQIKIDAVRKRGGKVVLAGESYNDAYNHAMQLVAESGLTYIPPFDDPDVIAGQGTIGMEILRQHAKPIDAVFVAIGGGGLAAGVAAYIKNVRPEIKVIGVETEDACAMKQSIAAGKRIELSEVGLFADGTAVKLVGEETFALCRDLLDDIIIVDSDSICAAIKDIFDDTRSITETSGALALAGLKAYIAENQCQHQNLIAVTSGANMNFHQLRYVSERCELTEGHEGIFAVTIPEKPGSFRHFIELIGNRSITEFNYRYGDNQKAHIFVGIQSNDIADLQQIAQELNSNGLPTIDLTHNEMAKLHIRYMVGGRTGKVANERLISFEFPERPGALKRFLLHMQSDWNISLFHYRNHGADFGRVLVGLDIPPSDTEKFHTFLEHLGYQYQEQTHNAAYQLFLSETPDKK is encoded by the coding sequence ATGAACAAACACGCAAACTACCTTACCCGCATACTCACCGCCGCTGTTTACGACGTGGCCATTGAAACGCCTTTGGATTATGCCACCAATTTATCCGACCGACTCAACAACCACATCTGGCTAAAACGTGAAGATTTACAGCCCGTATTTTCCTTTAAAATCCGTGGCGCCTATAACAAAATGGCCAAGCTGGACAAAACTACCCTAAAAAAAGGGGTTATTACTGCTTCAGCTGGCAACCATGCACAGGGTGTAGCATTGTCTGCGCAAAAACTAGGATGTGAAGCAACAATTGTCATGCCTCAAACCACACCACAAATCAAAATTGATGCCGTCAGAAAAAGAGGAGGAAAAGTCGTATTGGCCGGTGAGTCATACAACGATGCTTATAACCACGCCATGCAACTGGTTGCCGAAAGCGGCTTAACCTACATTCCACCGTTTGATGATCCTGATGTGATTGCCGGACAAGGCACCATTGGCATGGAAATACTGCGTCAGCATGCCAAACCAATAGATGCAGTTTTTGTAGCCATCGGTGGTGGTGGCCTCGCTGCTGGCGTTGCCGCCTATATCAAAAACGTACGTCCGGAAATCAAAGTAATCGGCGTTGAAACCGAAGATGCTTGCGCCATGAAACAATCCATTGCAGCAGGTAAACGCATCGAATTATCTGAAGTTGGCCTATTTGCCGACGGCACCGCCGTCAAACTGGTGGGCGAAGAAACATTTGCTTTGTGCCGCGACCTTTTAGACGACATCATCATTGTCGATTCCGACAGCATTTGTGCGGCGATTAAAGATATCTTCGATGATACTCGCAGCATTACCGAAACCTCAGGCGCACTTGCCCTAGCAGGCCTAAAAGCATATATCGCTGAGAATCAGTGCCAGCATCAAAATTTGATAGCCGTCACAAGTGGTGCCAACATGAACTTTCATCAGCTTCGTTATGTATCCGAACGTTGTGAACTGACCGAAGGCCATGAAGGTATTTTTGCTGTTACCATACCCGAAAAACCGGGCAGCTTCCGTCACTTTATTGAACTGATAGGCAACCGCAGTATTACGGAATTCAATTATCGCTATGGGGATAACCAGAAAGCACATATTTTTGTCGGTATCCAGAGTAACGACATCGCCGATTTACAGCAGATTGCACAGGAACTAAACAGCAACGGCCTACCTACCATCGACTTAACCCATAACGAAATGGCCAAACTGCATATCCGCTATATGGTGGGCGGTCGCACTGGAAAAGTAGCCAATGAGCGCCTGATAAGCTTTGAGTTCCCAGAGAGGCCAGGCGCATTAAAACGCTTTCTGTTACACATGCAGTCTGACTGGAATATTTCCCTGTTTCATTACCGCAACCATGGTGCAGATTTCGGCCGCGTATTAGTGGGTCTGGATATTCCTCCTTCTGATACAGAAAAATTCCATACATTTCTGGAACACCTTGGTTATCAATATCAGGAACAGACGCACAATGCTGCTTATCAGCTGTTTCTGAGTGAAACCCCAGACAAAAAATAA
- a CDS encoding D-alanyl-D-alanine carboxypeptidase family protein, with translation MRNLICGLWATILLAVLPMAQAVQLPVINAAAYAVADEQSGMILASRDKDARIEPAALTKLMTAYLVFDALQSGKLKARQQLQVSSTGWQTDGSRMFLQQGVPVQAETVVQGMLVISANDAAITLAEAVGGSEKAFVQRMNTQAQKMGLHHTHFMNCTGLPAQGQYSSVGDLLILAQRLVSDFPQYQKWFAKKSFSYNGVTQLNQNLLLFRDDQVDGLAVGYSINGGYNLAVSSKRNDRSNIAVLVGADSSEARAAEGSKLLSWALTSFNTVRLYPAGHKLADITVYKGAHRKVPVGFLRDTYVTVPANGAKELVIELDAVQPVVAPVYKGQNMGTLKLLAGNQTIAEQQVVALHNVDEAGWFSRWLDSVALWWHNLFRKAK, from the coding sequence ATGAGAAATTTAATTTGTGGACTATGGGCAACGATATTGCTGGCAGTTCTGCCAATGGCGCAGGCAGTACAATTGCCTGTGATTAATGCTGCAGCGTATGCGGTGGCGGATGAGCAAAGCGGGATGATTCTGGCAAGCCGTGATAAGGATGCTCGGATTGAACCTGCAGCGTTGACTAAGCTGATGACGGCTTACTTAGTTTTTGATGCTTTGCAAAGTGGCAAACTGAAAGCTCGCCAGCAATTGCAGGTTTCTTCGACTGGTTGGCAGACAGACGGCAGCAGAATGTTTTTACAGCAGGGTGTGCCGGTACAGGCTGAAACAGTGGTGCAGGGTATGCTGGTGATTTCTGCCAATGATGCGGCAATAACGCTGGCTGAAGCAGTGGGCGGCAGTGAAAAAGCCTTTGTACAGCGTATGAATACACAAGCGCAGAAAATGGGGCTGCATCATACCCATTTTATGAATTGCACCGGTTTGCCGGCACAAGGACAATACAGTAGTGTGGGAGATTTGCTGATATTAGCACAGAGACTGGTTAGTGATTTTCCACAGTATCAAAAATGGTTTGCTAAGAAATCATTTAGTTATAACGGAGTAACGCAGTTAAACCAAAATCTGCTGTTGTTTCGCGATGATCAGGTGGATGGTCTGGCTGTAGGGTATAGTATTAATGGCGGATATAATCTGGCTGTAAGCAGCAAGCGCAATGACCGCAGTAATATTGCAGTACTCGTAGGTGCAGACAGCAGTGAGGCTAGAGCTGCTGAAGGCAGTAAGCTATTAAGCTGGGCTCTGACTTCTTTCAATACGGTGCGCTTATATCCGGCGGGACATAAACTTGCAGATATCACAGTTTACAAGGGTGCACATCGAAAGGTGCCAGTCGGATTTTTGCGTGATACCTATGTTACTGTGCCTGCTAATGGAGCTAAAGAGCTTGTAATTGAACTAGATGCTGTACAGCCTGTAGTGGCACCTGTGTATAAAGGTCAGAATATGGGGACGTTAAAGCTTTTGGCTGGAAACCAGACAATTGCAGAACAGCAGGTGGTAGCACTGCATAATGTGGATGAGGCGGGTTGGTTCAGTCGCTGGCTGGATAGTGTTGCTTTGTGGTGGCACAATCTTTTTCGCAAAGCAAAATAG